In Mastigocladopsis repens PCC 10914, a single window of DNA contains:
- a CDS encoding non-ribosomal peptide synthetase, which yields MSESDAFLRRQSHLSPTKKALFEKLMQGKIRANAIQKRQQLGSEPLSFAQERLWFFEQFNPHQPLYNEPIALRLLGTLNAIALQQSLNEIVRRHEVLRTTFATVEGQPIQVIAPTLTLAVPTVNLQSLSPKEQEVEVKRIATEEAKQPFNLVEGPLVRVTLLQLSEAEHILLLTMHHIICDRWSFGVLIREVAALYEAFTNGQRSPLSELSIQYADYAIWQRQWLVGEVLEKQTSYWLQQLDNAPTLLELFTDRPRPAVMTYQGAKQSFVLPKQLSEALKALSQQEGTTLFMTLLAAFKTLLYHYTQQEDILVGTPIAGRNRAELEGLIGFFVNTLVLRTCLADNPSFRELLGRVREVTLGAYAHQDLPFEQLVEKLHPERNLSHTPLFQVMFQLHNTPTSSLELPGLTLMPLEFDNETAKFDLTLAMVETEQGIIGNLKYNTQLFNVATVSRMIRHFQTLVQGIVANPDRLISHLPLLTDAEQHQLLIEWNDTQTDYPCVCIHQLFEAQVEQTPDAVAVVFEDQQLTYQQLNARANQLAHYLQKLGTGPEVLVGIYMERSLEMVVGILGILKAGGAYVPLDPTYPQERLAFMLEDAQVPVLLTQHHLVETLPSHQAYVICLDTDWEAIIAQQPQENPTSGVTLNNSAYVIYTSGSTGKPKGAINTHMGICNRLLWMQNTYQLTQADSVLQKTPFSFDVSVWEFFLPLLSGARLVFAQPGGHQDSAYLVKLIAQEQITTLHFVPSMLQVFLEAAGLEQCHCIKRVICSGEALSFELQQRFFACLDAELHNLYGPTEAAIDVTFWTCQRQSDLPIVLIGRPITNTQIYLLDCWGQPVPIGVPGELYIGGKGLARGYLNRPELTAQKFIPNPFGNKLGTRLYRTGDLARYLPSGEIEFIGRIDHQVKIRGFRIELGEIEAILNQHAHVRQAVVVASEDVGDKRLVAYVSLQQTVTVTELRSFLQEKLPEYMIPSAFVVLPAIPLTANGKVDRRALPAPDQLRPELENIFVVPHTPVEEMLAGIWVKLLGVEQVGIHDNFFELGGHSLLAIRFLSQLREVLEVELPLRSLFESPTIAELAQKIEAKIRAGQKLDAPIQPATQRENLPLSFAQQRLWFIDQLAPGNPGYNIPAAVRLHGSLNVTALEQSLNEIVRRHEALRTTFKAVDGRPMQVITPTLKLTLPVIDLQALAQAEQETEVLRLIAQEAQQPFNLACGPLLRITLLKLSAREHVVLFTMHHIISDGWSMGVLIREVATLYQAFLYGKPSPLPELPIQYADFAVWQRQWLQGEVLQTQLAYWKQHLGGSLPVLQLPYSQPRPATPSNTGGIHTFKLSAKLSEALLALSHEANATLFMTMLAALQTLLHRYTGQDDIVVGTDVANRNRAEVEPLIGFFVNLFVLRTDLGGYPSFRELLQRVREVAMSAYAHQDLPFEKLVEELQPERHQQPTPLFQVLFVQNVPTQKLELEGLTLIPLEADNKRAKFDLALFVSETEEGIVGRWHYNADIFDKRAIAQIAGHYETLLNSIVAQPDARINTLEMLTADEKQQQIMTEVKQEQSKLKKFMGVKPKAVKLPQGELIKTDYLQPTQTLPLVIQPNIDDIDLIDWAKSNRQFIETKLQHHGAILLRGFNIDSVLAFENLAQAICPELFAEYGDLPREGVGGKVYGSTPYPSDQAILFHNESSHMHCYPLKIWFFCVQPAQQGGETPIVDCRKVYQLLNPKLQEIFEKKQLMYVRNYIEGLDVSWQEFFHTTDKAVVQEYCCKAGIEFEWLPNNGLRTRKLRPAVVKHIRTGEKVFFNQLQLHHVSCLNPSVRESLLSIFGEENLPRNVYYGDGSPIEDAVMAEINEVYKQAAISFPWQQKDVLMLDNMLTAHGRYPYVGPRKIVVAMGEMIQSENAAVFI from the coding sequence ATGTCTGAATCCGATGCATTTTTAAGGCGACAATCTCATTTATCACCGACAAAAAAAGCGCTTTTTGAAAAGTTGATGCAAGGTAAAATTAGAGCTAATGCTATTCAAAAGCGTCAACAGTTGGGTTCAGAGCCTCTGTCCTTTGCCCAAGAGCGACTGTGGTTTTTTGAACAGTTCAATCCCCACCAACCCTTATATAATGAGCCTATCGCGTTGCGCCTTCTGGGAACGCTCAACGCGATCGCACTTCAGCAGAGTCTCAACGAAATCGTGCGGCGACACGAAGTTTTGCGAACTACATTTGCCACAGTCGAAGGACAACCCATTCAGGTCATCGCCCCAACTTTGACCTTGGCTGTACCGACAGTGAACTTACAGTCGCTTTCTCCAAAGGAGCAAGAGGTTGAGGTTAAACGCATAGCCACTGAAGAAGCCAAGCAACCATTCAATTTGGTAGAAGGACCACTTGTACGAGTGACTCTGCTGCAATTGAGTGAAGCCGAGCACATATTGCTGTTGACCATGCACCACATCATTTGCGATCGCTGGTCTTTTGGGGTTCTCATCCGGGAGGTAGCAGCGCTTTATGAAGCCTTCACCAACGGTCAGCGATCGCCACTTTCAGAACTCTCGATTCAATATGCAGATTATGCCATATGGCAGCGACAGTGGCTTGTGGGAGAAGTTTTAGAAAAGCAAACATCTTACTGGCTCCAGCAACTTGATAACGCTCCAACATTACTTGAGCTATTCACAGACCGCCCACGACCAGCAGTCATGACTTATCAAGGCGCGAAACAGTCTTTCGTCCTCCCCAAGCAACTGAGTGAGGCACTTAAGGCTCTCTCGCAGCAAGAGGGGACAACACTATTCATGACTCTACTGGCGGCGTTTAAGACTTTACTCTATCACTACACCCAGCAAGAAGACATTCTGGTAGGCACTCCTATTGCTGGTCGCAACCGTGCAGAACTTGAAGGGCTAATTGGATTTTTTGTCAATACCTTGGTGTTGCGTACCTGCCTTGCAGATAACCCGAGTTTCCGAGAGCTTTTAGGGAGGGTACGCGAGGTAACATTAGGGGCTTATGCTCATCAGGACTTGCCCTTTGAGCAACTCGTGGAGAAACTACATCCGGAGCGTAACTTGAGCCATACGCCGTTGTTCCAAGTCATGTTCCAACTCCATAATACTCCCACCAGCAGTTTAGAGCTACCGGGTTTAACTTTGATGCCTTTGGAGTTCGACAACGAAACGGCAAAATTTGATTTGACGCTCGCAATGGTAGAAACGGAGCAAGGGATCATTGGAAATCTAAAATACAACACACAGCTTTTCAATGTAGCTACCGTTAGCCGTATGATCAGGCATTTCCAGACGTTAGTGCAAGGCATTGTTGCCAACCCTGATCGCCTCATTTCACATTTGCCGCTCTTAACGGATGCTGAACAACATCAACTGTTGATCGAGTGGAATGATACCCAAACTGACTACCCCTGTGTCTGCATCCATCAGCTATTTGAAGCACAGGTGGAACAAACACCAGACGCCGTGGCTGTAGTTTTTGAAGACCAGCAACTTACCTACCAACAGTTAAACGCCCGTGCCAATCAACTAGCACACTACTTGCAAAAATTGGGCACAGGACCAGAGGTGCTGGTGGGTATCTACATGGAACGTTCCCTAGAAATGGTGGTGGGAATTTTGGGAATCCTCAAAGCAGGTGGAGCTTATGTACCCTTAGATCCTACCTATCCACAAGAGCGCCTAGCCTTCATGTTGGAAGATGCTCAAGTGCCAGTGTTGCTGACTCAGCACCATTTGGTTGAAACTTTACCTTCTCATCAAGCTTATGTCATCTGTCTGGATACTGACTGGGAGGCAATCATTGCCCAACAGCCTCAGGAAAACCCAACTAGCGGAGTCACACTTAACAATAGCGCATATGTTATTTACACCTCTGGTTCTACAGGCAAACCTAAAGGGGCGATAAACACCCACATGGGTATTTGCAATCGCTTGCTTTGGATGCAAAATACTTATCAGCTCACCCAAGCCGACAGCGTTCTGCAAAAAACTCCCTTTAGCTTTGATGTCTCAGTTTGGGAATTCTTTTTGCCATTATTGAGTGGCGCTCGTTTAGTTTTTGCTCAACCAGGCGGTCATCAGGATAGCGCCTATTTGGTCAAGTTGATTGCTCAAGAGCAAATTACCACGCTCCATTTCGTTCCTTCTATGCTTCAAGTTTTCTTGGAAGCTGCGGGACTTGAGCAATGTCACTGCATCAAACGTGTCATTTGCAGTGGTGAGGCGTTGTCCTTTGAACTGCAACAACGCTTCTTTGCTTGTTTAGATGCCGAATTGCACAACCTCTATGGTCCCACTGAAGCTGCTATTGATGTCACCTTTTGGACTTGCCAGCGCCAAAGCGATTTACCAATTGTTCTTATCGGTCGCCCAATTACAAATACACAAATTTATCTACTGGACTGTTGGGGGCAACCCGTTCCTATTGGTGTGCCAGGAGAACTTTATATAGGAGGCAAAGGACTCGCACGCGGCTACCTCAACCGCCCAGAACTAACTGCCCAAAAATTCATCCCCAATCCCTTTGGCAACAAACTGGGGACTCGCCTGTACAGAACTGGTGATCTGGCACGCTATCTGCCCAGTGGAGAAATTGAATTCATAGGACGCATCGACCATCAAGTTAAGATACGGGGCTTCCGTATTGAACTTGGAGAAATTGAGGCAATATTGAACCAACACGCTCATGTGCGTCAAGCTGTGGTTGTGGCGAGTGAAGACGTTGGCGACAAGCGCCTAGTGGCTTATGTTAGCCTGCAGCAAACAGTTACAGTTACGGAACTGCGTAGTTTTCTTCAAGAAAAGCTGCCAGAATACATGATACCTTCTGCTTTCGTTGTACTCCCAGCCATACCGTTAACAGCCAATGGTAAGGTGGATCGTCGAGCACTCCCTGCACCCGACCAACTACGCCCGGAACTTGAAAACATCTTCGTTGTTCCCCACACCCCTGTTGAAGAGATGCTGGCAGGAATCTGGGTCAAGCTTTTAGGAGTGGAGCAAGTTGGCATCCACGACAACTTTTTTGAGTTAGGTGGGCATTCACTTCTGGCTATTCGCTTCCTGAGCCAACTACGGGAAGTTCTTGAGGTAGAGCTTCCCCTTCGTAGCCTTTTTGAGTCGCCGACAATCGCCGAACTTGCTCAGAAGATTGAAGCAAAAATCAGAGCTGGGCAGAAACTGGATGCACCTATACAACCCGCCACCCAGCGTGAAAACCTGCCCCTCTCCTTTGCTCAACAGCGGCTGTGGTTTATCGACCAATTAGCTCCTGGGAACCCTGGCTATAATATACCCGCCGCTGTACGTTTGCATGGTTCGCTCAACGTAACGGCATTGGAGCAAAGCCTGAACGAAATCGTTAGGCGTCATGAAGCTTTACGCACCACTTTTAAAGCTGTGGATGGACGACCTATGCAGGTCATCACCCCAACCTTGAAATTGACGTTACCAGTGATAGACTTGCAAGCACTTGCACAAGCGGAACAAGAAACTGAGGTGCTGCGGCTGATTGCTCAAGAAGCTCAGCAGCCTTTCAACTTGGCTTGTGGTCCACTACTACGAATCACTCTCCTGAAACTTAGCGCAAGAGAACACGTTGTGCTGTTCACGATGCATCACATTATCTCTGATGGCTGGTCAATGGGAGTATTGATCCGAGAGGTAGCAACTCTTTACCAAGCCTTCTTGTATGGCAAACCTTCCCCCCTACCTGAACTGCCGATTCAGTATGCAGACTTTGCTGTTTGGCAACGACAATGGTTACAGGGAGAAGTGCTACAAACTCAACTTGCTTATTGGAAGCAGCATCTGGGTGGTTCTTTGCCAGTGCTACAGCTACCTTACTCCCAACCGCGACCAGCAACACCAAGCAATACAGGCGGTATCCATACGTTCAAGCTGTCTGCAAAACTGTCTGAAGCTCTTTTGGCGCTCAGTCATGAGGCAAATGCCACTCTGTTCATGACAATGCTGGCTGCGTTGCAAACACTGCTACACCGCTATACTGGGCAAGATGACATCGTTGTTGGCACTGATGTTGCCAACCGCAACCGGGCAGAAGTTGAACCATTGATTGGTTTTTTTGTCAATCTGTTTGTATTACGTACTGACCTTGGTGGCTACCCCAGTTTCCGGGAACTGTTGCAGCGAGTGCGAGAAGTGGCAATGTCTGCTTATGCCCACCAAGACCTTCCTTTTGAGAAGCTTGTGGAAGAACTGCAACCAGAACGCCATCAGCAGCCTACGCCTTTGTTTCAGGTGTTGTTTGTGCAGAATGTTCCAACACAAAAACTTGAACTTGAGGGACTCACACTAATTCCTTTAGAAGCTGATAACAAAAGGGCGAAGTTTGATTTAGCGCTATTTGTGTCGGAAACAGAAGAGGGAATTGTTGGCAGATGGCATTACAACGCTGATATTTTCGATAAGAGGGCGATTGCACAAATAGCAGGGCATTATGAGACGCTACTTAACAGCATAGTTGCCCAACCTGATGCCCGAATCAACACTTTAGAAATGCTTACTGCTGATGAAAAGCAACAACAAATTATGACAGAAGTCAAACAAGAGCAGAGCAAACTTAAGAAGTTCATGGGCGTTAAGCCCAAGGCTGTGAAGTTACCACAAGGAGAATTAATCAAGACAGATTATCTACAGCCAACCCAAACCCTACCTTTGGTGATTCAACCCAATATCGACGATATTGACCTCATCGATTGGGCTAAAAGCAATCGGCAATTTATAGAAACCAAATTGCAGCATCATGGTGCTATCCTCTTACGAGGCTTCAATATTGATTCGGTATTGGCGTTTGAGAATTTAGCTCAAGCAATTTGTCCAGAATTGTTTGCTGAGTATGGCGATTTACCCCGCGAGGGAGTCGGCGGCAAAGTTTACGGTTCCACCCCTTACCCGTCTGATCAAGCTATTCTCTTTCATAACGAAAGTTCTCATATGCACTGCTATCCCCTAAAAATTTGGTTTTTTTGCGTCCAGCCAGCGCAACAAGGGGGAGAAACACCAATTGTAGACTGTCGAAAAGTTTATCAACTCCTTAATCCTAAACTGCAAGAAATATTTGAGAAAAAGCAATTAATGTATGTCCGCAACTACATTGAGGGTTTGGATGTCAGCTGGCAAGAGTTCTTTCACACCACCGATAAAGCAGTCGTTCAAGAATACTGTTGTAAAGCAGGCATTGAATTTGAATGGTTACCAAACAATGGCTTGAGAACTCGTAAATTACGACCAGCTGTCGTTAAGCATATACGTACAGGGGAAAAAGTATTTTTTAATCAGCTTCAGTTGCATCATGTATCTTGCTTAAACCCATCAGTCCGTGAATCTTTGTTGTCAATCTTTGGAGAAGAAAATCTGCCGCGCAATGTCTATTACGGGGATGGTTCTCCTATTGAAGATGCAGTCATGGCAGAAATTAATGAAGTGTATAAGCAAGCGGCAATCAGTTTCCCTTGGCAGCAAAAAGATGTGCTGATGCTAGACAATATGTTGACCGCGCATGGTCGCTACCCTTATGTGGGACCACGAAAAATTGTGGTAGCTATGGGGGAAATGATTCAAAGCGAAAATGCAGCGGTTTTCATTTGA
- a CDS encoding non-ribosomal peptide synthetase, with protein MQNQILEGFRLSPQQKRLWSLQEDSSAYFAYCAIRLEGHLNYDVLKAAVNNVVNRHEILRTTFHRKPGIKIPIQVIADNSAPFWQTIHLSHLSFREQLGKIEELFHEEKYFIFNLQEPLLRLTLLILSENQHILLVSLPSLCADSWSLKNLVQEIADAYALCLKSEELSDEVIQYIQFSEWQNELLEEEDAETGIAYWQQQKLSSLPLLIPFQVKPSQQTRFSPEIYTCNFSQNILANVKEKVILYNIKIADFLLSCWQTLLWRLTGESEIVVSTVFSGRKYEELHKSLGLLAKWLPVRCCFQENFKFSEIIRQTDENLREIDKWQEYFIWEENADTMDSTVNPVSFEFENWSDKYNAGGISFSVIKQYVCFDRFTVKLSCVQTQDSLTAEFHYNPELFARESIQYLAEQFQTVVESAVNHPESTVSELEILSDRQRQQLLVEFNNTPTHDLQDKCIHQLFEAQVEKTPHNIAVIFEDQQLTYSELNARANQLAHYLQRLGVGPEVLVGIYAERSPLIIIALLGILKAGGAYIPFDPTLPAQGLTFRLQDTQAPVLLTQQPLVETLPESATRVVCLDTNWEVIDQESTANPTSKVHSKNLVYTLFTSGSTGEPKGVAVEHRQLLNYLQAILDRLDLSACASFATVSTFAADLGNTVIFPALCTGGCLHIITQERASDPDALAGYFRRHPIDCLKIVPSHLTALLRNSASESILPRQCLVLGGEAATWHLISQIQQIAQCRIINHYGPTEATVGVLTYTVKEQNQTQTVPLGRPLANTQVYVLDQHLRPVPIGVPGEVYIGGNGLARGYLNRPELTAQSFITNPFKSESRLYKTGDKARYLLDGNLEFLGRVDNQVKIRGFRIELGEISAALSEHPTVRQAVVLDREEVPGDKRLVAYLVPDQKQKPTNTELRNFLKEKLPEYMIPSAFVMLKVLPLNPNGKVNRQELPAPELTRPELEETFVAPSTPAEEVVAQIWKQVLGVERVGVHDNFFELGGHSLLATQVISRVREDFQVELPLVNLFKCPTVAGLVNAIAQIYGEREVVEEIAQILRND; from the coding sequence ATGCAAAACCAAATTCTTGAAGGCTTTCGTCTCTCTCCCCAGCAAAAACGCCTTTGGTCTTTGCAAGAAGATTCCTCGGCTTATTTTGCCTACTGTGCAATTCGGCTTGAGGGTCATCTCAACTATGACGTTTTAAAAGCTGCGGTAAACAATGTTGTTAATCGACATGAAATTCTTCGCACGACTTTTCATAGAAAACCAGGTATAAAAATCCCAATTCAAGTGATAGCGGATAATAGCGCACCATTTTGGCAGACCATTCATTTGAGTCATTTGTCTTTTAGGGAACAATTAGGCAAGATTGAGGAACTTTTTCATGAAGAAAAATATTTTATTTTTAACCTTCAAGAACCTCTTTTGCGTTTAACTCTACTGATTCTGTCAGAAAATCAGCATATTTTACTTGTTAGTCTGCCATCGCTATGTGCAGATAGCTGGTCTTTGAAAAATTTAGTGCAAGAAATTGCTGATGCCTATGCTTTGTGTTTAAAGAGCGAAGAATTATCAGATGAAGTCATACAATACATCCAATTTTCAGAGTGGCAAAATGAACTTTTAGAGGAAGAAGATGCAGAAACAGGAATTGCTTATTGGCAGCAGCAAAAACTCTCGTCCCTGCCGTTGCTAATTCCTTTTCAGGTTAAGCCTAGTCAACAAACAAGATTTTCTCCTGAAATTTATACTTGTAATTTTTCTCAAAATATCCTTGCAAATGTTAAAGAAAAAGTAATCTTATATAATATCAAAATTGCGGATTTCTTACTCTCCTGTTGGCAAACTCTGCTTTGGCGGCTGACAGGAGAATCAGAAATTGTCGTGAGTACTGTCTTTAGTGGCAGAAAATATGAAGAACTGCATAAGTCGCTGGGACTGCTAGCAAAATGGTTGCCTGTGCGTTGTTGTTTTCAAGAAAATTTTAAATTCTCAGAAATCATCAGACAAACTGATGAGAATTTGCGCGAGATAGATAAATGGCAAGAATACTTTATTTGGGAAGAAAATGCAGATACGATGGATTCTACGGTGAATCCTGTTAGTTTTGAGTTTGAAAATTGGTCAGACAAATATAATGCTGGTGGGATTTCCTTTTCAGTTATAAAACAGTATGTCTGTTTTGACCGATTCACAGTCAAGCTTTCTTGTGTACAGACACAAGATTCACTGACAGCAGAGTTTCACTACAATCCTGAACTCTTCGCCAGAGAAAGTATTCAGTATCTAGCGGAACAATTTCAGACTGTGGTAGAAAGTGCTGTTAACCATCCTGAGTCTACAGTTAGCGAGTTAGAAATTCTTAGCGATCGCCAACGGCAGCAACTGTTAGTTGAGTTTAACAACACGCCAACTCATGACTTACAAGATAAGTGCATTCACCAGCTCTTTGAAGCACAAGTCGAGAAGACACCGCACAACATTGCTGTTATCTTTGAAGACCAACAGCTCACCTACAGCGAACTCAATGCACGCGCTAATCAATTAGCTCACTACCTGCAACGGCTGGGAGTAGGACCAGAAGTGCTGGTGGGCATTTATGCAGAGCGATCGCCCTTGATAATCATTGCTCTTTTGGGCATTCTCAAAGCTGGAGGAGCTTATATTCCTTTCGATCCCACATTACCAGCACAGGGTTTGACCTTCCGGTTGCAAGATACCCAAGCACCAGTCCTCTTGACACAGCAGCCCTTAGTCGAGACGCTTCCTGAATCGGCAACACGGGTAGTCTGTTTGGATACCAATTGGGAGGTCATTGACCAGGAAAGCACCGCAAATCCAACTAGCAAAGTACACAGTAAGAATTTAGTTTATACACTGTTCACCTCAGGGTCTACAGGTGAACCAAAGGGAGTCGCCGTTGAGCATCGGCAACTCCTCAATTACCTACAGGCAATTTTAGATAGACTCGACCTGTCAGCCTGTGCGAGCTTCGCGACCGTTTCCACCTTTGCTGCTGACTTGGGTAATACGGTCATTTTTCCTGCTTTGTGTACGGGGGGATGTCTCCATATCATCACTCAAGAGCGGGCATCAGACCCTGATGCACTTGCAGGATATTTTCGCCGCCATCCCATCGACTGTCTTAAAATTGTACCTTCTCATCTCACCGCCCTTTTGAGAAATTCTGCATCTGAGTCTATTCTCCCCCGCCAATGCCTGGTTCTTGGTGGTGAAGCTGCTACTTGGCATTTGATTTCGCAGATCCAGCAGATCGCCCAATGCCGTATTATCAATCACTACGGTCCTACAGAAGCAACCGTAGGCGTGCTGACTTATACGGTCAAGGAGCAAAATCAGACTCAAACAGTTCCCCTTGGTCGTCCACTTGCTAATACACAGGTGTATGTGTTGGATCAGCACCTGCGACCAGTACCGATTGGCGTACCCGGTGAGGTGTACATCGGTGGTAACGGTCTGGCTCGCGGCTACCTCAATCGACCAGAGCTAACAGCACAATCTTTTATTACCAACCCCTTCAAATCTGAAAGTAGGCTGTACAAAACCGGAGATAAGGCACGCTATCTCCTAGATGGTAATCTAGAATTCCTGGGAAGAGTTGATAACCAAGTGAAAATACGGGGGTTCCGAATTGAACTGGGAGAGATTTCGGCAGCACTGAGTGAGCATCCAACGGTGCGACAGGCTGTGGTGTTGGATCGGGAGGAGGTACCGGGTGATAAACGCTTAGTGGCTTATTTGGTTCCCGATCAAAAACAAAAACCCACAAATACTGAACTACGCAACTTCTTAAAAGAGAAGTTGCCGGAGTATATGATACCCTCCGCCTTTGTCATGCTGAAAGTGCTGCCGTTGAACCCAAACGGCAAGGTGAACCGTCAGGAACTTCCAGCCCCTGAGTTGACACGACCTGAGTTAGAAGAAACTTTTGTCGCTCCCTCTACCCCAGCCGAAGAAGTTGTAGCGCAAATTTGGAAACAAGTTCTTGGTGTTGAACGCGTGGGTGTTCACGACAATTTCTTTGAGTTGGGGGGACACTCACTGCTAGCCACTCAAGTCATTTCCCGCGTACGGGAAGATTTTCAAGTCGAGTTGCCCTTGGTTAACTTGTTCAAGTGCCCTACTGTAGCAGGTTTGGTCAATGCGATCGCACAAATCTATGGTGAACGAGAAGTGGTTGAAGAAATTGCCCAGATATTGAGGAACGATTGA